The Anoplolepis gracilipes chromosome 17, ASM4749672v1, whole genome shotgun sequence genome window below encodes:
- the LOC140675317 gene encoding LOW QUALITY PROTEIN: zinc finger protein 862-like (The sequence of the model RefSeq protein was modified relative to this genomic sequence to represent the inferred CDS: inserted 2 bases in 1 codon), whose translation MDYNNNSSCSSSSIEKGVVKKRRIRHFQHSWLDESIFKGWLTPHPEQNKALCTACNKPIRCCKTDLVKHSQTAKHIKNVNLSDFKAIVSNSNLSHKEKVKRAEIKLSAFFAEHNVAFYAADHLTPLLKEICIEPKVVQNLSLARNKCANIVKNVIAKREVEIIIQCLQTCKFSILIDESTDISDTKVMCLLVKXVSPLNKKVTTQLLELLPLDATDCSAIKIFEIFRNFLEEKEIPIKNIVGMACDSASVMIGCKNSFMSRLKEEIPELVTLNCICHSSAIIASKACEKLPNFCENLIRGVATYISGSAKRCAVLGEFQNFFDVQRSKMLKLSEMR comes from the exons atggattacaataataatagtagttgtagtagtagtagtattGAAAAAGGAGTTGTTAAGAAACGTAGAATTAGACATTTTCAACATTCTTGGCTAGacgaaagtatttttaaaggaTGGTTAACTCCTCATCCTGAACAAAATAAAGCGCTTTGTACTGCATGCAATAAGCCCATCCGATGCTGTAAAACGGATTTAGTTAAACACTCACAGACGGccaaacatattaaaaatgtaaatttatccGATTTTAAAGCCATCGTtagtaatagtaatttatCACACAAAGAGAAAGTTAAACGCgccgaaattaaattatctgctTTTTTCGCGGAACACAATGTAGCTTTTTATGCAGCCGATCATTTAACGCCtttattaaaagagatttGCATAGAGCCTAAAGTCGTGCAAAATCTTTCACTTGCTCGAAATAAGTGtgcaaatattgttaaaaatgttattgcaAAACGTGAAGTCGAGATAATTATTCAGTGTTTACAAACAtgtaaattttccattttaatcGATGAAAGTACAGATATATCGGATACTAAAGTAATGTGTTTACTTGTAAA TGTTTCgcctttaaataaaaaagttacaacTCAGTTATTAGAATTGTTACCTTTAGACGCAACGGATTGTTCCGcgattaaaattttcgaaatatttagaaactttttagaagaaaaagaaattccgattaaaaatattgttggaATGGCGTGCGATAGTGCATCCGTTATGATTGGAtgcaaaaattcttttatgtcTCGTCTTAAAGAAGAAATACCGGAATTAGTAACATTAAATTGCATTTGCCATTCATCCGCGATTATAGCCAGTAAAGCTTGtgaaaaattaccaaatttttgcgaaaatttaattagaggAGTTGCCACTTATATTTCGGGCAGTGCAAAGAGATGTGCAGTTTTGGgcgaatttcaaaatttttttgatgttcaaagaagtaaaatgttaaaattatcgGAAATGAGGTGA